Below is a window of Verrucomicrobiales bacterium DNA.
CGACCATCCCTTCAAGTCCACCACCTCATCCCCCGCGTTGAAAAGCTCGATCCAATCCGACAGCTGCCGGTCCTCATCCAACACGGTTCGCCGGTTCGAGGCCATCACCTCCGAAATGATCACCCGGGGCGCCGCAACCGCGACCGCAGGGACCAGGACGCAGCCCAGGACCCCAGCCAGGCAACTCCCGGCAAACCATCGAGGACACCACCCTGGACTCACCGGTCCTCGAGCGAAGCGGAAGATCTGGAAAAGAAATAGAAAACCGGCTCGGGTGCGACCAAGAATGTCGTTAGTCAGGATCACGACGGGGCGAATCTTTCTTCAATATCACCAGTCCATTGGCGGTGTTTCGTTCACGCCCGTGACTCGGGCTGTTCACCACCTGTCCGAACAACCATACGGTGGCAGAAGCTCCGCCATCAAGGTTCAAGGCGTTCTTGACTCCGATTTTTTGCAGATACTCGGAGAGTTCAGGAATGGTCATCCCCACCGAAAGCTGGCTCTGTCGACCGTCCACCTCCACTAAATACCAATAGGCATCATCCCAACCGAAGGCGGTCCGAGGGTGCCGATCGTTCCTGCCCCGATAGGTGGCCGGCTTGCCATCGCGCAATAACAAAGGCCCGCCCCCCAACGCGATCTCGCATCCCGTGGTGTCGGGAATGGTGCGCGGCGAGAGTTTGACCAGATCCCCCACCGCCATCTTTCCCGCCCGCGCAACCACCGCGGAATCGAGCGACACCACCACCACGTCCGGGGATAACTTGGTGTTTCCCTGATCGCGAATCTCCCGAATCTTGCCGCGCAGCAGTTTTCCGGACTTAAGCGGCAGCCAATCCGCCTCATCGGCCCGCTCCAGGACGATCTCCTTGCCGCCGGATGTCTGGGTCGATGCCCCCAGCCGCGGCGTGTAAACGCGAACGGTCTCTTTCAAACGCTCCTCGTTCAGCTCAAATGGCAGCGTCGCTCCGCTCGGAAAGGTCACTTCGAATCGGTCCTCCATGACCCCCAAATGCGGCGTGCCCCCCGCGTCGATCCAGAAGCACGGCTGGTTCGTGCGCGCTCCGCTCACCAACTCTCCCTGCATGACCTGGAAGCCCAGGGGATCGCCGGCGTAGGGCTCGCGATCGGTGCGATAAAAGTCTCCGTTGATGGCCACCTGAGGTCGCATGCCCGCCGTCTGCATCGCTTTGACCTGGTCGCTGAGCGTGCCCAACTCCAGCACCGTGCCCTTGGCGAGAGTGGTCGCTAGCACCAGGTCGGGGCGCGAACGATCGACCTTCACCACATGAATGGAAAGCGGCTCGGATGGGCTGAAGGAAATCTTGTCGTTCTTATACTGAATTCCGGTGCCAGCCGAGGATGGCCGAGCAGCGGCGGTGGCTCCGGACGACGGTTCCTCAGCGCGCAGTTCAGGCCAGGCAGCTAAGACCACCCCGACTAGCAGCATCGTCGTCGCTAGAGCTTTCCTTCCCGACCCGGGTAGCGAGGCTTGCATGGCGGGAGAGCTTACGCACCTCCTTAACGAACTGACAACGGAAGAACGAGAACCATTTTTGGGCGGCAGTAGATCCATAATCCAAATCAGCTCACTCTGTTGAACGACGCCAACGCGTTTTGGGTCACACCCAGATTACCCGGGGTTCCTCTTAAAAGACCCGGGAACACGAATTAAGACAGCCGAAGGGCAAATAAAGTTTCGAGAAAGTTGCGCGCCAGATAAACCCAAACTGCGCCACAATGGCACAACCCCCGATTAAACATTGCCCGGCATTGGACTCCGAGACACTCTCGGCTGGTTAGCGTCGCGGCATCCAGCTCACGGCTGGGGATGCTGCTGGCGAAGCGGTTGGCGCGGTCCCGGCCTGACGGGAAGCTCACCACCGCTCCTGGGAATCGAAGAAAACACGTATGAAAGGCTTTCTCAGTTCGTCCGTCGCGCTGGCATTCTGGATCGGGAGCGCGGGGGGTCTGCTTCCCACCCGCGCGGCGGCTCACGGGGACACTCATGAAATGGTCCGGGTTCTCAATGAAGAGATCCGTCAGAATCCCCGCGACGCCGATGCCTACTTTCGCCGGGGGGAATTGAACCGTCGTCACGGAGAGTTTGATCTCGCTCTCCACGACTACGAACTGGCGCAGCGCTACTCGACCAACACACCCATGTTGGATTTGGCGAGGGGGCTGCTCTACGTGGAAGCCAAGTGGCCCAACAGCGCCAAGCTCTACCTGGATCGTTTCTTGTCCCGCGAGACGAACCATGTGATCGGGCTGAGCGCTCGCGCGAAGGCTTTTCTCCAGCTGACCAACCGGGCGGCGGCGGTCGCAGACTACACCGCGGCCATCCGCTCGTCCGCCGAACCCCGCCCCGAACTTTACCTCGAGCGGGCTCAAATCTTGATTACCGAGGATGGAAAGCATCTGGATGAGGCGATCGCGGGGCTGGATGAAGGGGCCGAACGATTGGGTTCCGTGATCACTCTTCGACTGCATGCCATCGAACTGGAGCTGCGCAGGCGCCAAACCAATGCGGCCATCGCTCGGCTCGATCAGCTGATCGCGCGATCCCCGCGCAAAGA
It encodes the following:
- a CDS encoding phosphodiester glycosidase family protein, coding for MQASLPGSGRKALATTMLLVGVVLAAWPELRAEEPSSGATAAARPSSAGTGIQYKNDKISFSPSEPLSIHVVKVDRSRPDLVLATTLAKGTVLELGTLSDQVKAMQTAGMRPQVAINGDFYRTDREPYAGDPLGFQVMQGELVSGARTNQPCFWIDAGGTPHLGVMEDRFEVTFPSGATLPFELNEERLKETVRVYTPRLGASTQTSGGKEIVLERADEADWLPLKSGKLLRGKIREIRDQGNTKLSPDVVVVSLDSAVVARAGKMAVGDLVKLSPRTIPDTTGCEIALGGGPLLLRDGKPATYRGRNDRHPRTAFGWDDAYWYLVEVDGRQSQLSVGMTIPELSEYLQKIGVKNALNLDGGASATVWLFGQVVNSPSHGRERNTANGLVILKKDSPRRDPD
- a CDS encoding tetratricopeptide repeat protein translates to MKGFLSSSVALAFWIGSAGGLLPTRAAAHGDTHEMVRVLNEEIRQNPRDADAYFRRGELNRRHGEFDLALHDYELAQRYSTNTPMLDLARGLLYVEAKWPNSAKLYLDRFLSRETNHVIGLSARAKAFLQLTNRAAAVADYTAAIRSSAEPRPELYLERAQILITEDGKHLDEAIAGLDEGAERLGSVITLRLHAIELELRRRQTNAAIARLDQLIARSPRKETWYARKGEILQQAGRFGEAKTAYSQALDHLKSLPPSRRNVPAIQEFEKRIREALEAVQK